The Paracholeplasma brassicae genome includes the window CATACATCACAGTCTGATAGTGTTTGATACATAGAGTCATTAAATAAATGCTAATCAAATATAAAACATTAATCAAAAGCGTTACATAGCCAAAGTGACTGTAAAAGAGCGGATTTGCCTCGGTGACTATCTGATTATTTGATAAAATAAAGACGGTCAAAACGAAGTCTAACAAGAATAAACCAATCGCGTATAAAGTGTAATGAGGTATTCGATTATTCTTCATTTAATTCTCATGCCACTTGAGTCAAAGTGAGTTCTTAGTGCTTTTTCAACAGGTATAATCGATAATATAGTAACCGTTATCAGTAAAAACTTGATAATGATACTACGAATAAATAGGACATAATCTGATTCGTTCATAATAAATAGAAGTACCGTTGTGATTAATACCATCAAAACGGGACTTAAAGATAACCAAATCTTGCCATAATACCGATGAGCAAAGTGCCAAGTTTCATCGGATTTTTTCGACCACTTCGTTCGATAACCATACAAATCATTAATTTGGTTAGGTGTTTTCTTAATAAATAGGTAAGCGATAAATAGAAAACCGATTGGTATACTCATATTCAATAGATAATTCATCCACCATATCAAAATGATCACCTTCTTACATGTAAATTATACTGTTCAATAGTAAAAAAAACAACAACCGTAGTCATTGTTTTCTGAATTTATATTGTTTATTGTCCTACTGAACTTGTTTTTTCGCAGTTAATAAAACAACATTTTCAATGTGATACGTTTGTGAAAACATATCGACTGGTTGAACTGGGTGAATGTCGTATTTATAACTAAGTTGTTTTAAATCTCGTGATAGTGTCTTTGGATCACAAGAGATATATACTAACTTCTTTACCTTAATTTGATTTAACGCATCAACAAATGCTTTTTCTAGACCAGATCGTGGTGGATCGACGACAATCGCATCAAGCTTAACCTTTTGATTTACCATGTACGTGATGTATTTAGATGCGTCTTCGCAAACGAAATCAATGTTATTGATTTGGTTGATGTGTGCATTTTTTTTAGCATTTTTTACCGAATCAGGGTTAATTTCGACACAAAGAACCTCTTTTGCTTGCTTAGCAAGTGAGATACCAATGGTCCCAACACCGGCGTAAGCATCTAAAACCACATCATTTTTTGATAGATTTAGTAGCTCAATTGCTTTTTGATAGAGTACTTCGGTTTGTTTTGGATTCACTTGATAAAATGTTTTTGAGCCTATTTGGAATCGGTGTCCGAGTAAGACATCCTCAATGTAACCCTTGCCAAAAATAACTTTTTCTTCATTGCCTAGAACGACTGAGGTTCTTCTTGGATTGATATTTTGTA containing:
- a CDS encoding SdpI family protein; the protein is MSIPIGFLFIAYLFIKKTPNQINDLYGYRTKWSKKSDETWHFAHRYYGKIWLSLSPVLMVLITTVLLFIMNESDYVLFIRSIIIKFLLITVTILSIIPVEKALRTHFDSSGMRIK